A portion of the Sulfuricurvum kujiense DSM 16994 genome contains these proteins:
- a CDS encoding 4Fe-4S dicluster domain-containing protein, translating to MFRSMLEAFKNLFKPVRTHPYPAEDIVLPSGYRGLIEYGIDACIFCDKCEKVCPPGAILFYQHESGEKEYRYNPWLCIYCGECVRACPKPEEALWQSEIKQRPAVVEDGANEGWFAWEEACKKSREEYAAAKKAAKTQNKSEE from the coding sequence ATGTTTCGCTCTATGCTCGAAGCGTTTAAAAATCTTTTCAAACCCGTTCGTACGCATCCGTACCCTGCTGAAGATATCGTCTTGCCAAGCGGGTATCGGGGGCTGATCGAATACGGGATTGACGCCTGTATTTTTTGTGATAAATGCGAGAAAGTGTGCCCGCCGGGGGCTATTTTATTCTATCAGCATGAAAGCGGCGAAAAAGAGTACCGCTATAATCCGTGGCTGTGTATCTATTGCGGCGAATGTGTTCGTGCCTGTCCAAAACCTGAAGAGGCGTTGTGGCAATCTGAGATAAAACAGCGCCCCGCAGTTGTAGAAGACGGAGCGAACGAAGGATGGTTTGCATGGGAAGAGGCGTGCAAAAAAAGCCGTGAAGAGTATGCTGCAGCTAAGAAAGCGGCAAAAACACAAAACAAGAGTGAGGAGTAA
- a CDS encoding nickel-dependent hydrogenase large subunit: protein MKKTVQIPLGSQHISLLEPIRFKFECENEKIIGVDADVGFVHRGVELACTRSFEFKQVGYVVARVCGLCAITHSLSYTLAAEKLLGYEANDRIKYLRMLMVELDRIHSHMLCLAHTAENAGFEALFMQIMSDRELVMEVQEAISGNRVQFDYISIGGVNRDLTPELSALVHKNLTLLSEKVDMLIGLFENNWSLSLKYKGVGVLSLEDAYTYNALGPLARAAGLATDVRAETNDFPYEALGYKMILESTGDIHARNFVRLREIVNSIEMCRNIIDNLPSGEIQEKAKGKPNGEAVVRVEAPRGELFYLVRGNGQNMLERVRIKTPTFSAIPAMMEVFKGAEYADAPAILASFDPCMSCTAK, encoded by the coding sequence ATGAAAAAAACCGTGCAAATCCCTTTGGGATCTCAGCATATTTCGTTGTTGGAGCCGATCCGTTTTAAATTCGAATGCGAGAACGAAAAAATCATCGGAGTCGATGCCGATGTCGGGTTTGTCCATCGCGGGGTGGAACTCGCTTGTACCCGCAGTTTTGAGTTCAAACAGGTAGGGTATGTCGTCGCCCGTGTCTGCGGGCTCTGTGCGATCACCCATTCGCTCTCCTATACCCTTGCCGCTGAAAAACTGCTCGGATACGAGGCAAATGATCGTATTAAATACCTACGAATGCTGATGGTGGAACTGGATCGTATCCATTCACATATGCTCTGTCTTGCTCATACGGCGGAGAATGCCGGGTTTGAAGCCCTCTTTATGCAGATCATGAGTGATCGCGAACTGGTGATGGAAGTGCAAGAGGCGATCAGCGGTAATCGAGTCCAATTTGATTATATCTCTATCGGCGGAGTGAACCGTGACTTGACACCGGAGCTCTCTGCATTAGTCCATAAAAATCTCACACTGCTTTCCGAGAAAGTCGATATGTTGATAGGGCTTTTTGAGAACAACTGGTCGCTCTCCCTCAAGTACAAAGGGGTAGGGGTATTGAGTCTTGAGGATGCCTATACTTATAATGCTTTAGGACCGTTGGCGCGTGCGGCGGGGCTGGCAACGGATGTTCGTGCCGAGACAAACGATTTTCCCTACGAAGCACTGGGATATAAAATGATCCTCGAATCCACAGGTGATATACATGCCCGGAACTTTGTACGGCTGAGGGAGATCGTTAATTCGATTGAAATGTGCCGAAATATCATTGATAATCTTCCCTCGGGTGAGATACAGGAAAAAGCCAAAGGCAAACCTAACGGTGAAGCGGTTGTCCGTGTCGAGGCGCCGCGCGGGGAGCTTTTTTATCTGGTGCGGGGAAACGGCCAAAATATGTTGGAGCGGGTACGGATTAAAACCCCTACTTTTTCGGCGATTCCTGCTATGATGGAAGTGTTTAAAGGAGCTGAGTATGCTGATGCCCCGGCAATTTTAGCCTCTTTCGATCCGTGCATGTCCTGCACGGCAAAGTAG
- a CDS encoding NADH-quinone oxidoreductase subunit C, producing MTKIATTLPSLLSDIGAFYKPREWHFLSVNGIDLGEGKIELQWIFSKYGVKDEIVIYFALSDYETPVPSIASLIPSSFMGEREIVDMFGLSVEGTEKGLYLDEDSLPHPLRGES from the coding sequence ATGACTAAAATAGCGACGACGTTACCTTCGCTACTAAGCGATATCGGGGCTTTTTATAAGCCCCGCGAGTGGCATTTTCTCAGTGTAAACGGCATCGATCTGGGAGAGGGAAAGATCGAATTGCAGTGGATTTTCTCAAAATACGGAGTCAAAGACGAGATTGTTATCTATTTTGCCCTCAGTGATTACGAGACTCCCGTCCCCTCAATAGCGAGTTTGATCCCTTCAAGCTTTATGGGGGAGAGAGAGATTGTCGATATGTTCGGCTTATCGGTTGAAGGGACAGAAAAAGGGCTTTATCTGGATGAAGATTCACTGCCTCATCCGCTGAGGGGGGAATCATGA
- a CDS encoding NADH-quinone oxidoreductase subunit B family protein — MKFFTPFRKKSPWVLHYNAGSCNGCDIEILAALSPKYDLERFGVINTGNPKQSDIFLVTGPVTYRSRERLVELYSQIPEPKVVVAVGSCTTTGGVFRGMYNVEDGIDRYIPVDVYVPGCASSPQLIIDALVKAGEILESKSKEIEKPFKLFGTLEMIGNKLSRFNMAQKVKHD; from the coding sequence ATGAAGTTTTTTACCCCGTTTCGCAAAAAATCGCCGTGGGTGCTGCATTATAATGCAGGAAGCTGCAACGGCTGTGATATCGAGATCCTTGCGGCATTAAGCCCGAAATATGATCTGGAGCGTTTCGGCGTTATCAATACGGGAAATCCAAAACAGTCCGACATATTTTTGGTGACGGGGCCGGTGACGTACCGCTCCCGTGAACGTCTCGTCGAACTCTATTCTCAGATTCCCGAACCCAAAGTAGTTGTAGCAGTCGGATCGTGTACCACGACGGGAGGGGTATTTCGGGGAATGTACAATGTCGAAGACGGGATCGACCGCTATATCCCCGTCGATGTGTATGTCCCCGGATGCGCCTCATCGCCGCAGCTTATCATCGATGCTTTAGTCAAAGCGGGAGAGATTTTGGAAAGCAAAAGCAAAGAGATTGAAAAACCGTTTAAACTTTTCGGTACTCTTGAAATGATCGGAAATAAACTCAGCCGCTTTAACATGGCACAAAAGGTGAAACATGACTAA